AAAAATTTGGTACGGTAACAGTATGCATTTCTGTATACCACATTTTACGGTAAGACTactaaatttgaaataaaacaCACCTCCGTCATAGTTGGGCGCGACAGAGGTGCAGTATGTAGGCATGAGTAGGCGGCTCGAGCCATATTGTACAGTTCGTAGGCGCAGTAGGCAGCCCCGAGGCGTGGATCAACGAGATCATCCAACGCCAGAGATTCAATCAAAGATAAAGCCTGTcacacaaacaaaaaaacacaaattttaaactcttcttgtgcaactaGGCCTAATTAACTAGCAACTACGCACCCATTCCCTGATCGACTGCTGCTGATCCCCGGCTCCCGCATCCACCGCCTTCCGCCCCGATACGAGCTGCGCCAACACTATGCCGAACGCATACACGTCTGCCTTTACACACCCAATGCTGCCCTCTGGTGCCACATATCTGCACAAGGGCTTCTCCAAATAAGAAAAATGCAACATAGTTTCATGGATATTCCAACATATCAAACTTCACAACTCACCCAAGATTGCCAAGAAAGTTTCTCTGTTTATCGAATTTCGAAGTGCTATACTTTGCAAGCCCGAAATCTCCCAGCTGTTGAGAATCAAATTAGCACAAAAAACACCGTTGTGGGGGGGGCTCGAGCCCCCGGGATTACAAAACAGTGTTTCAATCAAGTTTAGGCTCAAAATATTACCATTGGAATAAAGTCTTGTGTTAGCATCACATTGCTTGGCCTAACGTTGCAGTGAACGATGGGACTCTCGCAGCACTCATGTAAAATCCGCAGCCCTTTTGCAGCGCCAACAGCGATAGCGTATCGCTGGCTCCATTCAAGAACTCCAGCTGCATTATCTGTTTAAAAAAAGGCTGGCATCAGTTAAAGTGCTATACTCAGGGGGGCTTGAGCCCCCCGATCACTTAACTTAGCAATtttgaagtaaaaaaaaaagttatccTTACCAAATAAATGCCACTCTAGTGACTTGTTGTGTATGTACTCATAAATCAAGATTCTAAGGTTTCCCTTGCTGCAGTAGCCAAGAAGCGGGACAATGTTGGCGTGTCGTGCAGTGCTGAGAGGCGAGACTTCAGCGAGAAACTCAGCAGAAGTCTGTGCTTTTGTCTCCTTCTGCACCTTCACAGCCACAAGCTGCCCATCGCTGAGCTTCCCCTTGTATACGATCCCGTACCCGCCTTCGCCAATGAAGTTGTCGAACGAGAAGTCATCCGTTGCAGTCTGCACGATCGAATAGCTGCATCCCAGTGGGTCAAGGCACGCATTCGTCTTCTCAGAATCACGAGGAAAAGGCTGATCAGAAGCATTGGAACGCTCTTGGACTTCGTCCTCTACTTCCTCCCCTGCCTTGCTTTCTTCCTTGGAACCGCTAAGCTTGCCCTTGCACTCAATCCCATGTCCGCCTTCGCCAAGAAATTTGTCGAACGAGAAGTCATCCGTTGCAGTCTGCACGAGCGAATAGCTGGATCTCAGAGACTCAAGGCATGCGTTCGTCTTTTCAGGATCACAAGGAAAAGGCTCATCAGAAACGTTGGAACACTCTTGGATTTCATCGTCTACTTCGTCTCCTGCCTTGTTTTCTTCTTTGGGATCGTTATCTGCACGAGTTATTCGAACCGGTCGTTACAAGATGCGAAGGGACAGAATTAGGAAAGTTTTCATTAGTCTACATTTACCTTCTGGTGAAGTATCGGAGGAATATTCACCTGCCTCAATCTTCATCTCTGAGTAACTCGAATCAACGTCATCATCCTCGTTCTCCACTTGACTGGAGCCATCGTGTTTATCTTCTTCCTCGATCTCAATCTCTCCTGCATAAACTGCACAAGACATAAGACCAATATCACATGCATTTGAATTGTTGAAATTGTTTGATATTGGACTTAAAATTTTGCAGAATTGGATTTGAGAAGAATTGTATTCTAGTTCGATTCCAAatcatttttttgataaaattaaaaaattgatacGAAATTGAACGGGAAGAATTAATGCTATACACACACAATGCATACATTgcatacacaatacacaattgAATGTGTGCACTATTTGTATTGCGTATGCAGTGTTTGTATTGTGtgttgtgtgttgtgtgtgtgcagtgtgtctTATGCATGTAAGTATGTGTAGATTGTGTGTGTTGtgtatgtgcagtgtgtgtaatATTACAACTATTTTGAATTTCATATATCTATGTAagatatgaaattcaaattgtAAAATTGAGAAGATTTGGAATTGTAATCGAATGCACCAATTCCAAATCCACACACTAAAGTCCATGATTCCAAATCAAACATAGTCTTACGAACCTTGTGATTCTTGTGGAGGACTCGTGTCACTCTCATCGTCCGAGGAGACGAGCTTCTCCTCAGAGTTCGTCATCAGAGGCGCCATCAAGCAGTTGTTGGGATTACTAGACCTTATCATGGGAGTGATAGGCAGGGACCTGGTAGAGGTCATGTCACTCTCATCTTCTGGAGTAGGAGGCAGTGGAACCGCCTTGCCTAACGAGTAAATCAGCTTATGTTTCGTGTTTCTGTAGCCGGTGTCGATGTGATAAGGCCTCAATATCTCCAAACACAAGTTATCACGCACTTGTGCTACTTTGCAAGACAGTTTTTTAATGTAGCAAGACCTTGTTTCCTTTTTCAGTTTCCTGAAATAGTGAATCATCAAATTGAAATGTGTGTAATACCGAAAGTAGTGAATTTACCTTTTAGGATTCGATCAAACGCGAGAATAAATTATTCAACAAGTAAGTTCTTTGACGGTTGTGTTTATGTACTTCACAACTCGCAATATCTTTTATGAATCTAGATTTGTTTTCTATCTGTTTATTCACGGCCTATTTTGTAGACTAGCATCCCATAACCCAACAAGGGAATTTTATAAGTATTGTGTTAATAAACTCAAATCGCAATATCGATAATGAATCTAGATCCGTTGTCTGGTTGCCTATCATTAGATGATAACCGGAATTTCGATTGGTTATATAGTCAACTCAAATATCAATTATGAATCTAGGTTTATTTTTCGATTGCGTGTCAAGAATTTGGACATACCTATCAAGTATTGTCCATGTTGCGCGTAGTGATGATATTTCTTCCACAAGAACATCAAGCAATGGAGCTCCAACTATGATTTTCACTTGGATTTCCACCTATTCAAAGGATTCtcatgttattgcaatgaaataTGTGTGTTTTGCTACAAAAGATAATagtagaatcttgcttgtgatATAATATATTACCCCTTTTTCTTCACATTCAACGGCACTGCTTTGGAGTGTGCTTACATACTCTTCGAGCTTTCTAGAAACGTCTTCCTCGATTGCACGACCGTGTGCTCCCACGAAGGTCTTGTGGCCTACTTGAATCTTGAAACCCACTGTAGATACATCAGTTGACAATGAGCATGTAATAAAattgcaataaataaataattatatgaaACTATATGTCACTGTTCAGTTATCCCTTTCCAATTACACTATGTTGGATTTTTCAAGAACATATGTATAGAGAACATTACATAAATTCTGAATCACATTGGTTAAAATCATATCTTTGTCAGCATAAgattaggggtgagcaaaaaattTGGAAATCAATTATCCaacccaaattttataatttggtTCGAATTTCAATTAGTTCggttttatttttaagaaaattagTTTATCGGTTTGGTTCAATTTGGgtacaaaaatttgaaaaataaaatacaaaaacctaatttattttaaacattATAATCCTAATATACATAACATGTACActcataataaaattaattaggttgtgattttatttataagtgatcattttttcaatttgatttgatttgattttgttaAAAATCAAACTGAAAATCAAATACTCAAGCTTAATCGCTCTTATTATGCAAGATTTAACCCTTTTACTAAATTGACGCTTATGAAGACAAATTGTCAAAGCAAAGAAAAAATTGAAGCAAAAAATGGTttaagaaagaaaaggaaaatgtcTAAGTGAAAAATAGTTGTCTATTCAACTATGAGAAAACTGGCTCAATAAAGCTCCTACCAACACTTTTTTCTGCGTCCGTCCCTGTTTACCAACTCCTTCTGTAGTAAACGAGACATAGAATTACTTACTGGGATGAAGGACTCTATCGAGCGCTCCCAGGAACGTGATTGTTCTAACTTCTTCGAACGTCTGTTCCCTATTCAAAACATCACTAATAATCTTCTTGAACTCGTCGATGTCATGAGTTTTGAATGCGTCGAAAGCAATCACAACGCCACCGAGCATGAGAGGAGTGCACCTCCTGGTGCTGCAGCTCCGAGCAACGAATGAATCCATGAAGATGTTCTATGTAAATTCAAGAACAACACAATCTCCTTTAAGGAAAATCTATTACATGACAGAGTTTCCTTAGCAAAATTATGGCTCCTTTCTACTGTTTGTTTGCTGTCATTGTTTTTGTCATTTGTCAATTTTGTGAGAAAAGGAAAACAATAGTGATATatatgtgtttaatatttgattATATATACAGAAACAGGCTGTGTAAGAGGGACAAACATAGACATTGTCGAAGCACAGATGGTGATGTTCTCAAGAACACTATGTTTTTCGGGTATCTTTGTTATCGAGGCTGAACAACACAAATGTCATAGGTGGCTCGCATTTTGAACCGTGTACGTGGTCGTTTTGCTGCATTAATCGTGTCGCTACGTCTCACTTTTCTTGTTTGTTATTGTCTTCTTCTCCAATAGTTATTTATATAGTGCATGTTTGGTGTAGAAAACTTTCGTTAAATTCTGGTTCTGTACAACTACTTTAAATATGTACACACGGGAATTACTGAATTGTTGATTCGTTCTGATTTTACAACTAATCAAGATTTCAAATGAAATACGACTTTGTTTCGTATTATAATACGGCTTTGTTTCGTAGCATACCATGCCATCTCCGATAGTGCCACGTTACATAACAAATCAATAGTTCGCTAATTTACAAACATGTTCGAAAGTTGATATGTATAATCAGAATTTGCCGAAgccaaaaaaattcaaaaagaaaTTACATGCAAATTTCCTTGATGAATTTTATACTGAATCATTGAGTGTAACGAAGGTAGGTCACAGGTAGAGTAGGATAAGTATGTCCAGGCATTGAAATATTTGTTGGCCAACTATTATGGACAATTTCGAACCTCCCAAATCACCATCTCatcaatataaaataaacatgagctatatacatatatttgtaTGTTACACATAATTTTTATTCCAATATTACAGATAAACATacacaacaaaaaaacaatGAATCAGACAAACGACTGTACATTTACAAGAAAATGATCATTCTAGCATGAACTTGGAGTAAACTATGTTCAACAATTCAgcagaaaaaaaatagatatttcTTGTTGAAATACTACTTAGTACTCTCTCCTCGTCTCTGTGGAATTGTATCTGTCTTTGCACATGAACGAAATCCAGCTGATCTCCGTTGCTTGAGGAAAAAATAGACATCCGATGGGTTCTCAAATTTATTTGTCAGCAGAATAATGTTTCCACCCTGCACCAAAACAGTGAATTTTGAgatattgttttgttttttggcTAACCTTGGTTTCCTTCTCTTCGTCTGGCAAGCAAACAGTTCTTTGAACCCTTTCGATAATCCCAGCCACAAAGATACAAGTTGTCTGCCAGCAATAAACTTTATTTACCGATGATTGGTTGGGAATCATCAGAGGATACTGATGATATTGACAAGGCAGACGCGGAATCTGGTCAAAACATAGGAAATAACCACGCGTTAAATTCACAATGCCAAGACAACAAAGAAGCATAGGATCGATCACGGTTAATGGACAACAGTCAGAATTTCCAATGAAGAAAATGAATTTTACAAGTCTATCAAACCAAACCCCTTAAGACAAAGTACTAGATCTACCGTACTATGCAAGCCTCGAGAATCCTTATGAATTGATGATTGGTTTTTTCAAGGACGAAAGATATGATAGAGATCTCCATTATACTTTTTACATATTAGTTGTTTTACTTTCATAGTTTAGAGATATAAATAGCTCCTCTTTGGAAGAGCTAGTTATCTCGAAAAATAAAGTGTTTAGAGGACAGTTTTAACTGTAGGCCTCTTCAGAGGAAGGTTCTTCTTTGAGTTTCAGTTCAAGTTCTCATCTTCTGTTTCCACTTTGTATTTGTTCTTTCCATCTTCATTACACCAATTGATATAGAGTAAAGGTTGATGAACGCAAAGGAACAAATACAAAGCGCAAACAGAAGAAGGGAACTTGAATTGAGAAGAACAATCCTCCGAAGATACCTAATGATCCTCAAAATAGGCTTACGGTTGATACCGTCCTAAACTGTTTATTTTCCGAGATATCTAGTTCTTCCAAAGTAAAGCTATATAGGACTTTTGCTAACTCTAAACTAGGAAATAAATCAACTCAAAGATAAACAAATGCTCAATCATGTAAAGTAAATTTTAGACAATCTCCATAAGAAAGAAATCATCACAAGGGAAAATGGAGATTTCTAGCCTGATCTCTAAAATAAACCCTTCAAGGCTGGTCGATATCGAGATATTTCTTTCTGTGATAATTTATAATACTAGCAGATATTTCAGAAACATCTACCaaagtttttttaaaatctacAAATCCATTTTATAACGTGAAAGGGTGTGTTTATCTTCACTTAAACTGTACTTAGTACTTACAAGGACTCACTTGTCGCTCGACTTGTTCTTCATAGTTCAATACCAATATATGGAGTTTGCAGTTCAAACGTTCGCGAGATGCACAGGAGTTGCAAATATGCAGAATTAAAGCATCGTAGAGAAGATACAGAAGTATAGCCAAACCAAAATAGCAGAGTAGTAGAGTACTATCTCTTCTTTCCATCCAATCATTCCTCTCAAACGCGATCTCTCATCAGTTGATGAACACGCTATCATCTCCAGTCGACATATCCTGCTTTAGAAATCCCAAAATCGAACAAACATTCTCCCTACCATGATGACATGTTGGGTTCGCCTCAAAAGAATATGTATGGCCTTTTATACCAATCCAACTGATGTCAGCTACTTCCTTTCTGGTCACCTTTTCCATCTTCCTCCTCAGTCGAACAACGCTTTCCCATCTACCTCGTTGCTCATAAGTGTTAGCCAAATAAATCAAGTAAGGAAGAGACGAGTGAGGTTCCAACTCCATCAATCCGTCTGCAATGGCTTCTATCAGCTCTAGATTCTCATAATCCCCACAAGCAAGGAGTAGAGATTCCCATATACGAGAATCAGGTTCCCATTGCAACGAGTACAAGAAATCAATTGCTTCATTAATCATGTCAGCTTGAATCATCATATTCACTACACAAGTATAATGCTCATTCATCGGAACTACTCcccgctgctgctgctgctgcatgGAGGAGAAGACAGCCATGCCTTCCTCGAGCAATCCACCATAGCTGCAAGCTGAAAGAACCGCAGAATATGTAATCTGATCAGGATGTAAACCACTTTCAAGAAGTTTCTCAAAAAGTTCAATAGCTTCGAATAGTTTTCCATTATCGGCTAATCCCAGTATCATAGTATTCCATACTATCAAATCTCTGGAAGCCATTTTCGAGAAAATTTTCAAGGCAAACTCAACCAACCCATATTTATTATACATTTGCACAAGTGAACTCGCCACAATTGCCTCCGCTTCAAACCCTGTTTTGATCGCGAGCGAATGGAGCTGACTACCTTGCTCCACTGGAACAAACACAGCAGCAGAGTGAAGAACAGAGCTGAGTGTGAACTCTGTTGGCCTAATACTTTCCCTCAAAGTATAAACAAAAAGATGAAAAGCATTTTCCTCCATATTGTGACTAGCATAGCAGGCGATCATTGCATTGCACACAGCTGAATCGAACACACATGACTCCTTAAAAACACGCAACGCGCTTCCCAGTCTGTTGCATTTCGAGAAAAGATCAATAGCTGCACTACAAACAACCGCATTCCAAAGAAATCCCATCTTAgtagaaaaacaaaacatctgCTTACCCTTCTCCCAATTCCGCAAGTTGGAACAAGCAGTAAGCACCGCAGAGACCGTGTATTCGTCTACTTCGAAACCACTACTTCTCATCACACAGAACAGAAGCAAAGCAAAACGCTCATAACCCGATTTACAGCAACCAGAAATCATAGCATTCCATGAAATCACATCCACTTTCTCCATACTCAAAAACACAGCAAGAGAATACTCGACAAGGCCAAGCTTCCCATACATATCAATCAATGAATTCCCCACCACCAAGTTAGAATAACACCCACCATTCTTCACAATGCGACAATGCATCTCCTTAGCATGATCCCTACATTTCACACAACACAACAACAATGAAAAAGTGAACTCAGTCGGCCCAACCCCACGCTCCCTCATCTCCACAAAAACTTCCCACGCACTATCACGAAACCCACTTGAAACATACCCAGATATGACCGTGTTCCAACTCACAGCATCTCGTTCaggcatttcgtcgaacacCCGACGCGCCGTCGCCATGTCGAAACATTTCACCAAGACTTTCAAGTATAAGTTCCAAGAAAAGATGTTTTTTCTGGACATATCATCAAACATCTTCACAGCATCTTTCGGTGATCCCGAATTGAAATAGAGATCGATACATCGATTGCCCAGATATACATTTGAGAAATTCAAGCCAATTTTTACCAACTGCGCGTGTACTAATTTCAAAGAATTTGAGGGGCTCTTAAGAGAAGAACACTGATCGATGATGCCAGAGAAAAACGACACCGTGTGATGAAATCTGTGAGCTTTTTGAAGCAAACTGAACATGCAAACGAAGACGACAATCATGAAGTTCTGAAGCGGTATAATATTCAGCTCAATAAACGGCTTAAAATCGTTAGTGGGCCTCTGAACTTATTGGGCTTGAACATGGCTTCGGGTATTAGTTAATAGTTACAACCGCTAGACCGCACATATACATTTCTTAGAATTGAACATGAAATCTTTGACTTTGGACATTAACTAACCAATCCTAAGTCAACGCACGcacatttatttgaattttcttgataatataaatataaattttaaatgctGTGTCACAGTGAACTTGAACCTGAGACCTTAATTTGACCTCAGCAATTAATCACTCTACCATTAACcctagtttatttttttaatggctTGATTTGTACCGCATCTAATTTGAAATCAAATAGAGATACAAATTTGGATATAATTTGAGTTTGCattaagtgtttttttttaagaatGATAGTGTTGATATATATCAACACTTGTATATTTTAGTACCAAGTATATGCTAATATGGATTGAATTATTGAAGTAAATATGGTAAACACTGTAATTAAAGATTTGATACTtgactttaaattaattaaaacacaAAGCACTAAACTTGAAGAAAAATCAAATATAGCACATACTATTAAATTTGTATACATATACTAATGCGACCAAGCCATAACCCCGACCTAAAAAAATGGTCACTTGTGAAGGAAGCAAATGAAGTGATGGGAAGAATGTTGACCAAGCCTAACTCATTACCGTGTACTTGTAATCTAGGACAAAATACATACTTGCACCCTCGTTGATACGATGatgatgattattattattattatttagttagttagttaattatagatttgcatatctttttcatatcttttgtcttgctcattaagttagtatccactattataaatagtggacattgttagtcattttaatcaattcaagaaatatcaattattcttctattttattttctcttactctcttttctttcaaacgtgcaaaacgcacaaaatcataattttgacgccggattgatcgacgggcaaaagctcccgcgacgttcgacgcaaaatctacgagttaaggaacttcatccttaacaattggtgctttcatcgtgagcTCTTCCACCGAATCGCTGTCTACATGTCGTACGGCTACACCGGATATCAACTCCGGCAGTCGGATTACCACCCATGGCAGCCCGTACCTCAACCCCTGCTCTATCCGAACAGAGCGTTAGATCAACAACaatcatatccatatccacaggatgggagactccacccacaacacaatccctaccaagcccgtcaacccacttcctgggacccgccatggctgcgccaggaaactgcgtatcagcaaccatcgtcctacgagccagatttgtactcgccaccaccctcttgttgggacccgccaAGGTTGTGCACGCAGCAGGGATACTCTCAGCCTTATCAACCGCCTCAGCAGCCACACCATACCGCGCTCAGACAACCCACTAGCTGGGATCCACCTGCCTACTGGGAGACAACGGGACAACGCCCCTTCCATGAGGTCTCGGCATACGATCATCCGCTGCCCCCCAACCATAACTCAGGATGGAATCAACCCGCGCCGCAGCCaccttgtccagccaccaccACGGCACATCCGACTCTCGCACAACTTCAACAATTGTTGGAAGCTTGCTACAGGATGGAGTCTCACCTTGTTGCAGCCGACCGACGCATCGACAACATGCTTCCTCCCGAGCTGCCTGAACCTGCGCAGCCCTACGGCTCCCAAATTTTCGGGTTTGGGGACCTCGTTCAGCACCTTCCTCCATCAGGAAATAGCAAGGCTTCGTCGGGGCCGGGTTTAGTCCCCTACGACTCATTGGCTCCGCCGCAGCAGTCAAGTACAACACAACCACCCTTTGCGCTGCTTCCCGATACCGCCCTCGATCAGCCGCCGCCACCGTCGGCGTTGATTCCTGATTGTGATCGAGTTGAGGAAGGCTTTGCTAATTCTGCCAAGAAGATTCCTGTTTCTTCTGTTGGTTTTGGTGGACTTGAAAAGGTTGAGAAGATGGAGAAGTCCAGTCCGGATTCCGCGCGCAAAGAGAAACCGGTTCAAGGTTGCGTAGAGATTGAGTGCTCGCGACGATTGAATGCTTCTCGAATCAAGATTCCCCAAGTCCAGATTGGTTTGGGTAGTTCCATTGTGGACAACGCATCGCTGAAATTATTGAGTGATTCATCTCATGTCAAGGTTCtcgcaagtatgaatcatcgatcaacatcgctcgacgccgatgcccggttgattcctccgcaaaatgacactctatgcttgagcattcatggacgcATTCACAAGATTTTAGAACCGAATTATCATGTCCATAAGGGTCATCCCTTTGTGTTTTTTGATGGAGATGATGCAGAGAGACGTCcaactattcggtgtatgtttgatccaggaggattcctcgacgctcatcgttgcttcatggttcccaccttgaggacaaggtggatttcaaccgtgggggagttgatacgatgatgatgattattattattattatttagttagttagttaattatagatttgcatatctttttcatatcttttgtcttgctcattaagttagtatccactattataaatagtggacattgttagtcattttaatcaattcaagaaatatcaattattcttctattttattttctcttactctcttttctttcaaacgtgcaaaacgcacaaaatcataattttgacgccggattgatcgacgggcaaaagctcccgcgacgttcgacgcaaaatctacgagttaaggaacttcatccttaacactCGTTTTCAGGAAACTAATAAAGATTAGAACATTATTTTCCACATACATGATTATTGCTATATTTATGTCATTGATATTGATATATTGTCACTTGTCTGTAAAATAAAGTAGATACATTGTCCTATAATCCTTAAGTTTAGAACATGCGCAACACAGACGCGTCCCCGACTCCATTCTCAAGAGAAGGAAAATCGGTGCGGCTGGGTTGTGGGCGGGCACGGTAGCAGCCACACAATTTCCTAAAAAACCAAAtcgaattaattaaattcaatatttttaataatttatcagTATATTTTTTGATCTATAACTATTTTattgatgattccgcgaatttttgatgatgataaatgctcgtaaaaataaattacgacacagagaattttacgtggttcgatttactgaggtaaatctacgtccacggggagaaatgggggcaggtttgtattgcttgatctgcgaattacagcttacaacacagacttgctatatgattatttctctagagagattctaactacctcatatcagatctaagttctatttatatatggaactaagatcgtggcttgcatctccaccctaagtcgtggatgtcgtgtaggtcatggcctaagatcgtggatgtagcgtaggtcatggcctacgatcgtggcct
This sequence is a window from Salvia splendens isolate huo1 chromosome 5, SspV2, whole genome shotgun sequence. Protein-coding genes within it:
- the LOC121802569 gene encoding serine/threonine-protein kinase PBL34-like, translated to MDSFVARSCSTRRCTPLMLGGVVIAFDAFKTHDIDEFKKIISDVLNREQTFEEVRTITFLGALDRVLHPMGFKIQVGHKTFVGAHGRAIEEDVSRKLEEYVSTLQSSAVECEEKGVEIQVKIIVGAPLLDVLVEEISSLRATWTILDRKLKKETRSCYIKKLSCKVAQVRDNLCLEILRPYHIDTGYRNTKHKLIYSLGKAVPLPPTPEDESDMTSTRSLPITPMIRSSNPNNCLMAPLMTNSEEKLVSSDDESDTSPPQESQVYAGEIEIEEEDKHDGSSQVENEDDDVDSSYSEMKIEAGEYSSDTSPEDNDPKEENKAGDEVDDEIQECSNVSDEPFPCDPEKTNACLESLRSSYSLVQTATDDFSFDKFLGEGGHGIECKGKLSGSKEESKAGEEVEDEVQERSNASDQPFPRDSEKTNACLDPLGCSYSIVQTATDDFSFDNFIGEGGYGIVYKGKLSDGQLVAVKVQKETKAQTSAEFLAEVSPLSTARHANIVPLLGYCSKGNLRILIYEYIHNKSLEWHLFDNAAGVLEWSQRYAIAVGAAKGLRILHECCESPIVHCNVRPSNVMLTQDFIPMLGDFGLAKYSTSKFDKQRNFLGNLGYVAPEGSIGCVKADVYAFGIVLAQLVSGRKAVDAGAGDQQQSIREWALSLIESLALDDLVDPRLGAAYCAYELYNMARAAYSCLHTAPLSRPTMTEIVCILEGENDHLRHVSSNLYPMIIRAEACGLN
- the LOC121801930 gene encoding pentatricopeptide repeat-containing protein At1g43980, mitochondrial-like isoform X2; the protein is MIVVFVCMFSLLQKAHRFHHTVSFFSGIIDQCSSLKSPSNSLKLVHAQLVKIGLNFSNVYLGNRCIDLYFNSGSPKDAVKMFDDMSRKNIFSWNLYLKVLVKCFDMATARRVFDEMPERDAVSWNTVISGDHAKEMHCRIVKNGGCYSNLVVGNSLIDMYGKLGLVEYSLAVFLSMEKVDVISWNAMISGCCKSGYERFALLLFCVMRSSGFEVDEYTVSAVLTACSNLRNWEKGKQMFCFSTKMGFLWNAVVCSAAIDLFSKCNRLGSALRVFKESCVFDSAVCNAMIACYASHNMEENAFHLFVYTLRESIRPTEFTLSSVLHSAAVFVPVEQGSQLHSLAIKTGFEAEAIVASSLVQMYNKYGLVEFALKIFSKMASRDLIVWNTMILGLADNGKLFEAIELFEKLLESGLHPDQITYSAVLSACSYGGLLEEGMAVFSSMQQQQQRGVVPMNEHYTCVVNMMIQADMINEAIDFLYSLQWEPDSRIWESLLLACGDYENLELIEAIADGLMELEPHSSLPYLIYLANTYEQRGRWESVVRLRRKMEKVTRKEVADISWIGIKGHTYSFEANPTCHHGRENVCSILGFLKQDMSTGDDSVFIN
- the LOC121801930 gene encoding pentatricopeptide repeat-containing protein At1g43980, mitochondrial-like isoform X1, which encodes MIVVFVCMFSLLQKAHRFHHTVSFFSGIIDQCSSLKSPSNSLKLVHAQLVKIGLNFSNVYLGNRCIDLYFNSGSPKDAVKMFDDMSRKNIFSWNLYLKVLVKCFDMATARRVFDEMPERDAVSWNTVISGYVSSGFRDSAWEVFVEMRERGVGPTEFTFSLLLCCVKCRDHAKEMHCRIVKNGGCYSNLVVGNSLIDMYGKLGLVEYSLAVFLSMEKVDVISWNAMISGCCKSGYERFALLLFCVMRSSGFEVDEYTVSAVLTACSNLRNWEKGKQMFCFSTKMGFLWNAVVCSAAIDLFSKCNRLGSALRVFKESCVFDSAVCNAMIACYASHNMEENAFHLFVYTLRESIRPTEFTLSSVLHSAAVFVPVEQGSQLHSLAIKTGFEAEAIVASSLVQMYNKYGLVEFALKIFSKMASRDLIVWNTMILGLADNGKLFEAIELFEKLLESGLHPDQITYSAVLSACSYGGLLEEGMAVFSSMQQQQQRGVVPMNEHYTCVVNMMIQADMINEAIDFLYSLQWEPDSRIWESLLLACGDYENLELIEAIADGLMELEPHSSLPYLIYLANTYEQRGRWESVVRLRRKMEKVTRKEVADISWIGIKGHTYSFEANPTCHHGRENVCSILGFLKQDMSTGDDSVFIN